Proteins encoded by one window of Methylovirgula ligni:
- the ispH gene encoding 4-hydroxy-3-methylbut-2-enyl diphosphate reductase, with the protein MKVILAQPRGFCAGVVRAIDIVEGALEKYGAPVYVRHEIVHNGQVVAELKARGARFVESLAEVPRGAPTVFSAHGVSHAVERQARRRNLTVFDATCPLVAKVHAHAARYVEQGRTLILIGHAGHPEVEGTLGRVEGPVHLVQSEADVAALVLAEDTPVAYVTQTTLSVDDTKAIIEALEKRFSNVVGPETKDICYATQNRQAAVRALSRLVDVVLVVGAKNSSNSNRLREIGAQAGVPSYLVADKDELDLDLLRGANTIGLTAGASAPEVLVEGIIEALRGLGPVDVALLPGVQESVEFRLPFEFLASSA; encoded by the coding sequence ATGAAGGTCATTCTGGCCCAGCCGCGCGGGTTTTGCGCCGGGGTTGTAAGGGCCATCGATATTGTCGAAGGGGCGCTCGAAAAATATGGCGCGCCGGTCTACGTGCGCCATGAAATCGTGCACAACGGCCAGGTGGTTGCGGAGTTGAAAGCCCGCGGTGCCCGTTTCGTCGAGAGTCTGGCCGAGGTGCCGCGCGGGGCGCCGACGGTATTCAGCGCGCATGGCGTCTCGCACGCCGTCGAGCGTCAGGCGCGGCGCCGCAATCTCACAGTCTTCGATGCGACCTGCCCGCTAGTCGCCAAGGTTCATGCCCATGCCGCGCGCTATGTCGAACAGGGCCGCACGCTGATTCTCATCGGCCATGCGGGGCATCCCGAGGTCGAGGGCACGCTGGGGCGCGTCGAAGGGCCGGTCCATCTCGTTCAAAGTGAAGCGGATGTGGCTGCGCTCGTGCTTGCCGAGGACACGCCGGTCGCCTATGTCACCCAGACGACGCTGAGCGTCGACGACACGAAAGCGATTATCGAGGCTCTCGAGAAGCGCTTTTCAAACGTCGTCGGCCCTGAAACGAAGGATATCTGCTACGCGACACAAAATCGTCAGGCGGCGGTGCGGGCACTGAGCCGGCTGGTCGATGTCGTTCTTGTCGTTGGTGCTAAAAACAGCTCTAACTCCAATCGCTTACGCGAAATTGGCGCGCAGGCGGGGGTGCCGAGTTATTTAGTGGCCGATAAAGATGAGCTTGACCTTGATCTCCTGCGTGGGGCAAACACCATAGGCTTGACTGCCGGTGCTTCGGCGCCGGAGGTTTTGGTCGAAGGAATTATCGAAGCTCTGCGGGGGCTGGGACCGGTGGACGTCGCGCTTTTGCCCGGCGTTCAAGAAAGTGTTGAATTCCGGTTACCTTTTGAATTCCTCGCATCTTCCGCTTAA
- the adh gene encoding aldehyde dehydrogenase, which translates to MLAQSLQELRQQVALRERYDNFIGGKWVPPVKGQYFDNISPITGKPFCQVARSTAEDIELALDAAHAAREAWGNTAPSQRAKLLNKIADRLEGKLSLLALAETIDNGKPIRETTAADVPLVIDHFRYFAGCILAQEGGISELDHTTVAYHFHEPLGVVGQIIPWNFPLLMAAWKLAPALAAGNCVVMKPAEQTPASIMVLADIIADILPPGVLNIVNGFGVEAGKPLAQNKRIAKIAFTGETTTGRLIMQYASENIIPVTLELGGKSPNIFFADVMAEDDDFFDKALEGFAMFALNQGEVCTCPSRALVQESIYDKFIERAIKRVEKIKTGHPLDPSTMLGAQASNDQLEKILSYIDIGKKEGAKVLTGGARNVLGGELAEGYYVQPTVLQGNNKMRVFQEEIFGPVLAVTTFKTEAEALEIANDTIFGLGAGLWTRDINRAYRMGRGIQAGRVWTNCYHLYPSHAAFGGYKKSGIGRENHKMMLDHYQQTKNLLVSYSPKALGFF; encoded by the coding sequence ATGCTCGCGCAAAGCCTTCAGGAATTAAGGCAGCAGGTCGCGCTCCGCGAACGCTATGACAATTTCATCGGCGGCAAATGGGTCCCGCCGGTCAAAGGCCAGTATTTCGATAACATCAGCCCCATCACCGGCAAGCCGTTCTGTCAGGTCGCGCGTTCGACCGCGGAAGATATCGAGCTCGCGCTCGACGCCGCCCACGCCGCCCGCGAAGCCTGGGGCAATACAGCGCCGTCGCAGCGCGCAAAGCTCCTGAACAAGATCGCCGACCGGCTTGAAGGCAAGCTGAGCCTGCTCGCGCTCGCCGAAACGATCGACAATGGCAAGCCGATCCGCGAGACGACCGCCGCCGACGTGCCGCTGGTCATCGACCATTTCCGCTACTTCGCCGGCTGTATCCTCGCGCAGGAAGGCGGCATCTCCGAACTCGACCACACCACGGTCGCCTATCATTTCCACGAGCCGCTCGGCGTCGTCGGCCAGATCATCCCCTGGAACTTCCCGCTGCTGATGGCGGCTTGGAAGCTTGCCCCGGCGCTCGCCGCCGGCAATTGCGTGGTGATGAAACCGGCCGAGCAGACACCGGCGAGCATCATGGTGCTCGCCGACATTATCGCCGACATCCTGCCGCCCGGCGTCCTCAACATCGTCAATGGTTTCGGTGTCGAGGCCGGCAAACCGCTGGCGCAGAACAAGCGCATTGCCAAGATCGCCTTCACCGGCGAGACGACGACGGGCCGGCTCATCATGCAATATGCGTCGGAAAACATCATTCCGGTGACGCTGGAACTCGGCGGCAAATCGCCGAACATCTTCTTCGCCGACGTGATGGCCGAAGACGACGATTTCTTCGACAAGGCGCTCGAAGGTTTCGCCATGTTCGCGCTGAACCAGGGCGAAGTCTGTACCTGTCCCAGCCGCGCGCTCGTGCAGGAATCGATCTATGACAAGTTCATAGAAAGGGCGATCAAGCGCGTCGAGAAGATCAAGACCGGCCACCCGCTCGATCCTTCGACAATGCTCGGCGCGCAGGCCTCGAACGATCAATTGGAGAAGATCCTCTCCTATATCGACATCGGCAAGAAGGAAGGCGCGAAAGTGCTGACCGGCGGCGCGCGTAACGTTCTCGGCGGCGAACTCGCCGAGGGCTATTACGTCCAGCCGACGGTCCTGCAAGGCAACAACAAGATGCGTGTCTTCCAGGAAGAGATCTTCGGCCCGGTTCTCGCGGTCACGACCTTCAAGACCGAGGCCGAAGCGCTCGAAATCGCCAACGACACGATCTTCGGCCTTGGCGCCGGCCTGTGGACGCGCGACATCAACCGTGCCTATCGCATGGGGCGCGGCATTCAGGCGGGCCGCGTCTGGACGAATTGCTACCACCTCTATCCGTCGCACGCGGCCTTCGGTGGCTACAAGAAGTCCGGCATCGGCCGCGAGAATCACAAGATGATGCTCGACCATTATCAGCAGACGAAAAACCTGCTGGTGAGCTACAGCCCGAAAGCGCTCGGCTTCTTCTGA
- a CDS encoding MMPL family transporter: protein MDNQPNSAAPGQTPQIGFIGRAIVALVEICSRSAWTVIVAAFLIAGASAYYAATHFAINTNTNDFLSAKLPWRQRLAELDKAFPQRHDDIIVVIDGKTPELTEMAAQKLLTRLSTRKDLFENVTRPDSGPYFDQVGLMFQPVAEVQRSIGGLMKSEPFLAALASDPSLRGVSDAFSYVNRGVRSGAGTFDDFSRPILVFSGALEDVLAGRKSFFSWQALFSGAPPDPRQLRHFLSIKPILDYAALQPGLVPSNFIRQSAKELGLTPQDGVTVRLTGPVPLADEEFSTVKEGSALNGAITGLIVLFIIWRALRSARIVLAVALGVIVGLCVTAAIGLLMVGALNLISIAFAVLFVGIGVDFGIQFSVRYRQERFVHPDFNTALRAAAVRAGRPLALAAAATTCGFYSFLPTDYRGVSELGLIAGTGMIIAFFSSVTVLPALLTVLKPPAEQDSVGYKFLAPVDEFLARHRYAVVIGTLAVAFAGTPLLAHLRFDFNPLNLRAKDTEAVMTLDDLTRSHNPAANAIDILAPSLDATKPLVAKLEKLPQVDGVLTLNSLVPVDQDKKLPIIEHAAKFLLPLFDPTRRIDAPSDADDVAAMNADALQFDMATKGLKGAGADAARHLADLLRQLASAPPEKRAAARTLLLPPLNVMLEQLHRSLEAKPTTVADIPLSLQRDWVSADGQALISVAPKGDQNDNDVMRRFAKAVQAVAPNATGEPIAIQESGDTVIRAFIEAGIWALLSISVLLFIVLRRVSDVLLTLVPLLLAGVVTLELTVLFHMPLNFANIIALPLLLGLGVAFKIYFVMAWRAGTTNLLQSSLTRAVFFSAMTTATAFGSLWLSHHPGTSSMGKLLAMSLVTTLCAAVLFQPALMGPPRKKHGEVAN, encoded by the coding sequence ATGGATAATCAACCGAATAGCGCCGCGCCGGGCCAGACCCCGCAAATCGGGTTCATCGGCCGCGCGATCGTCGCTTTGGTAGAAATTTGTTCGCGTTCGGCCTGGACAGTGATCGTCGCGGCGTTCCTCATCGCCGGGGCGAGCGCCTATTACGCGGCGACGCATTTCGCCATCAATACCAACACCAATGATTTCCTTTCGGCAAAGCTGCCGTGGCGGCAGCGGCTCGCGGAGCTCGACAAGGCATTCCCGCAGCGCCACGACGACATCATCGTCGTCATTGACGGCAAGACGCCGGAACTCACCGAGATGGCCGCGCAGAAGCTGCTGACGCGCCTTTCGACCCGGAAAGACCTCTTCGAGAACGTCACCCGGCCCGACAGCGGACCCTATTTCGACCAGGTCGGACTCATGTTCCAGCCGGTCGCGGAGGTTCAGCGCAGCATCGGCGGGCTGATGAAGAGCGAGCCTTTCCTCGCCGCGCTCGCCTCCGATCCGAGCCTGCGCGGCGTCTCGGACGCCTTTTCCTACGTCAATCGCGGCGTCCGCTCGGGCGCCGGCACATTCGACGATTTCAGCCGCCCCATCCTCGTCTTCAGCGGGGCGCTGGAGGATGTTCTCGCCGGCCGGAAGAGCTTCTTCTCCTGGCAGGCTCTGTTCAGCGGCGCACCGCCGGACCCGCGGCAGTTGCGCCATTTCCTGTCGATCAAGCCGATTCTCGATTACGCCGCGCTGCAGCCCGGCCTGGTACCGTCGAATTTCATCCGTCAAAGCGCGAAGGAGCTCGGGCTGACGCCGCAGGACGGCGTCACCGTGCGGCTTACCGGGCCGGTGCCACTCGCCGACGAGGAATTCTCAACGGTCAAGGAGGGCTCCGCGCTCAACGGCGCGATCACCGGGCTCATCGTGCTTTTCATCATCTGGCGGGCGTTGCGCTCGGCCCGCATCGTGCTCGCGGTCGCGCTTGGCGTCATTGTCGGGCTTTGCGTTACCGCAGCGATCGGCCTCCTCATGGTCGGGGCGCTGAACCTGATCTCGATCGCCTTCGCGGTTCTGTTCGTCGGCATCGGCGTCGATTTCGGCATCCAGTTCAGCGTCCGCTATCGGCAGGAACGCTTTGTCCATCCCGACTTCAATACGGCGTTGCGCGCCGCGGCGGTTCGCGCCGGGCGGCCGCTGGCGCTCGCCGCGGCGGCGACGACCTGCGGCTTTTATTCCTTTCTGCCGACCGATTACCGTGGCGTTTCGGAACTCGGGCTCATCGCCGGCACCGGCATGATCATCGCCTTTTTCTCCTCGGTCACTGTTCTGCCCGCCTTGCTGACGGTGCTGAAGCCGCCGGCCGAACAGGACAGCGTCGGCTACAAATTCCTGGCGCCCGTCGATGAATTTCTCGCCCGGCATCGCTATGCGGTCGTCATCGGTACGCTGGCAGTGGCCTTCGCCGGCACGCCGCTGCTCGCGCATCTGCGCTTCGACTTCAATCCGCTGAACCTGCGCGCCAAGGACACCGAAGCGGTGATGACGCTCGATGATCTCACCCGCAGCCACAATCCGGCGGCGAATGCGATCGACATTCTGGCACCCAGCCTCGACGCGACCAAACCGCTCGTCGCCAAGCTGGAAAAGCTGCCTCAAGTCGACGGCGTCCTCACCCTCAACAGCCTCGTGCCCGTCGACCAGGACAAGAAGCTGCCGATCATCGAACATGCGGCGAAATTCCTGCTGCCGCTGTTTGATCCGACGCGCCGCATCGATGCGCCGAGCGATGCCGACGACGTCGCCGCGATGAATGCCGACGCGTTGCAATTCGATATGGCGACCAAGGGCCTCAAAGGCGCGGGCGCCGACGCAGCCCGCCATCTTGCCGATCTCCTGCGCCAATTGGCGAGCGCCCCGCCGGAAAAGCGCGCGGCTGCCCGCACGCTGCTGCTGCCGCCGCTCAATGTGATGCTGGAGCAATTGCATCGCTCGCTGGAGGCGAAGCCGACGACCGTCGCCGACATTCCCCTCAGCTTGCAGCGGGACTGGGTGAGCGCCGACGGGCAGGCTCTGATCTCGGTCGCGCCGAAGGGCGATCAGAACGACAATGATGTCATGAGGCGCTTCGCCAAGGCGGTCCAGGCTGTCGCACCGAACGCGACGGGCGAGCCGATCGCCATCCAGGAATCGGGCGACACCGTCATCCGCGCCTTCATCGAGGCCGGCATCTGGGCGCTGCTCTCGATCAGCGTCCTTCTGTTCATCGTCCTGCGCCGCGTGAGCGATGTGCTGCTCACGCTCGTTCCGCTGCTGCTCGCCGGGGTCGTGACGCTGGAACTCACGGTTCTGTTCCACATGCCGCTCAACTTCGCCAATATCATCGCGCTGCCGCTGCTGCTCGGCCTCGGCGTAGCGTTCAAGATCTATTTCGTGATGGCCTGGCGCGCGGGCACGACGAATCTTTTGCAATCGAGCCTGACGCGGGCCGTCTTCTTCAGCGCGATGACCACAGCCACCGCTTTCGGCAGTCTGTGGCTGTCGCATCACCCCGGTACGTCGAGCATGGGCAAATTGCTGGCCATGTCGCTGGTGACGACGCTGTGCGCGGCTGTGCTCTTCCAGCCGGCGCTGATGGGGCCGCCGCGCAAAAAGCACGGCGAAGTCGCGAACTGA
- the bfr gene encoding bacterioferritin translates to MQGDARVIDYLNRGLRSELTAINQYWLHYRLLDNWGYKELAKKWRKESIEEMEHADRFVERIIFLDGFANLQVLDPLRIGQTVEEIIAADLASERDAHRLYTEAADYSFSVRDYVSKELFDHLLKDEEEHIDFLETQQELIRQVGIQLYSQKHIGELHED, encoded by the coding sequence ATGCAAGGCGACGCGCGCGTCATCGACTATCTCAATCGCGGTCTTCGCAGCGAGCTGACCGCCATCAATCAATATTGGCTGCATTACCGGCTGCTCGACAATTGGGGCTATAAGGAACTTGCCAAGAAGTGGCGCAAGGAATCGATCGAGGAGATGGAGCACGCCGATCGCTTCGTCGAGCGCATTATTTTCCTCGACGGCTTCGCCAACCTCCAGGTCCTCGATCCGCTGCGGATCGGCCAGACGGTGGAAGAGATCATCGCCGCCGATCTCGCTTCCGAGCGCGACGCGCACCGGCTTTATACCGAGGCCGCCGATTACAGCTTCTCCGTCCGCGATTATGTGTCGAAGGAACTTTTCGACCATCTGCTGAAGGACGAGGAAGAGCACATCGATTTCCTCGAGACGCAGCAGGAACTGATCCGGCAGGTCGGCATCCAGCTCTACTCACAAAAGCATATCGGCGAGTTGCACGAGGATTGA
- a CDS encoding methyl-accepting chemotaxis protein — protein MGRVGAVATATERTSGNIYAVATATEAVAEAISEISRQVKTASAVTAKAVAISGNAVAKMEKLSEASEQIRAVLDLINRIAGQTNLLALNATIEAARAGEAGRGFAVVAQEVKMLASQTSGATVEIGAQIDDVRGLIAETAGGIGAIAEVVRQINGISDAIASSMHKQDAATKQIATTIQQISHGTAEVSESMSDVNRAAETTGSGASHVLSSARDLATQAGRLHQDVLDFLSQVAAA, from the coding sequence ATGGGCCGCGTCGGCGCGGTCGCCACTGCTACGGAGCGGACATCGGGCAATATCTACGCCGTCGCGACGGCAACCGAGGCCGTCGCGGAAGCGATTTCGGAAATCAGCCGGCAAGTGAAAACCGCATCGGCCGTGACGGCGAAGGCCGTGGCAATCAGCGGCAACGCGGTCGCCAAGATGGAGAAATTGTCGGAGGCGTCCGAGCAGATCCGCGCGGTCCTCGATCTCATCAACCGGATCGCCGGCCAGACCAATTTGCTCGCGCTCAATGCGACGATCGAGGCCGCCCGCGCTGGCGAGGCTGGCCGCGGTTTTGCCGTCGTCGCGCAGGAAGTGAAAATGCTCGCGAGCCAGACCAGCGGCGCGACCGTGGAGATCGGCGCCCAGATCGACGACGTCCGCGGTCTCATTGCCGAAACCGCAGGGGGAATCGGCGCGATCGCCGAAGTCGTCCGCCAGATCAACGGCATCTCCGACGCGATCGCCTCGTCAATGCACAAACAGGACGCCGCGACCAAACAGATCGCCACGACCATTCAGCAAATCTCGCACGGGACGGCGGAAGTTTCCGAGAGCATGAGCGACGTCAACCGAGCGGCAGAGACGACGGGGTCTGGCGCGTCGCATGTGCTTTCCTCGGCGCGCGATCTTGCGACCCAGGCCGGGCGACTGCATCAGGACGTTCTCGATTTTCTGTCGCAAGTCGCCGCAGCCTGA
- a CDS encoding (2Fe-2S)-binding protein, protein MIICSCNAISDTSVKASIQSEKSPRTPGAVYRCLGCRPSCGRCFETVRTIIDDALKQAGAGENLHLAAAREQDWAVAARAHDHHHPHDHRHDHHHAHDHHHGHARRSAPSAHEGSGCEKNCDACAAATGPTFS, encoded by the coding sequence ATGATCATTTGTTCCTGCAATGCGATTTCAGATACGAGCGTCAAGGCTTCGATCCAGAGTGAGAAATCGCCGCGGACGCCGGGCGCCGTCTATCGCTGCCTCGGCTGCCGGCCAAGCTGCGGGCGGTGTTTTGAGACCGTGCGCACGATCATCGACGATGCCTTGAAGCAGGCCGGTGCGGGCGAAAATCTTCATCTGGCCGCGGCGAGGGAGCAGGATTGGGCGGTCGCCGCCCGCGCTCACGACCACCATCACCCGCACGACCATCGCCACGATCATCATCACGCCCACGATCATCATCATGGCCATGCCCGCCGCTCGGCGCCGTCGGCGCATGAGGGTAGCGGCTGCGAGAAGAATTGCGACGCCTGCGCGGCCGCGACGGGTCCGACTTTTTCCTGA
- the shc gene encoding squalene--hopene cyclase, with translation MSLDTFAGSNLRARTLPEVDAAVTSGVKALLDVQRDDGHFVFELEADATITAEYILFRHQIGEPPSPEVEAKVGNYLRRKQADNGGWPLFHGGPLDVSASVKAYFALKMIGDSIDAPHMKRAREAILAHGGAAQSNVFTRGMLAQYGIVPRRAVPVVPVELMLLPEWFPFHIWKISYWARTVLVPLSVLTSLRATARNPRNIRLDELFIEPPEKVRRWARAKHQRFPWTVLFDWIDKLLRFAEPYFPQGPRKRAVDKAVAFVTERINGTDGLGAIWPAIVNSVLVYDLLGYPKDDPNVVSARAAIEKLGVFKEDEIYFQPCLSPVWDTALSLHTLMEAGGAEVAKPIGKALDWLKPLQVLDIAGDWAAIRPKTRPGGWAFQYANAYYPDLDDTAAVVLAMDRARSNSLAPAGAYDESIARGLEWIEGMQSKNGGFGAFDADNTYYYLNYIPFADHGALLDPPTADVSARCVSMMAQLGQTRENNPQFARAVDYLLKEQEADGSWFGRWGVNYIYGTWSVLSALNAAGIDHSDPAFKKAVAWLKRIQNGDGGWGEDCASYKLEYTGYEKAPSTASQTAWALLGLMAAGEVDEPAVARGIRYLLAAQEGGGSWQEENFTGTGFPRVFYLRYHGYAKFFPLWAVARFRNLKRANHNTVLAGI, from the coding sequence GTGAGCTTGGATACGTTTGCCGGCAGTAATTTGCGGGCGCGCACGCTCCCGGAAGTCGATGCGGCGGTGACGTCCGGCGTCAAGGCGTTGCTCGATGTTCAGCGCGACGACGGTCACTTCGTCTTTGAACTCGAGGCGGACGCGACGATCACGGCGGAATATATCCTTTTTCGTCATCAGATCGGTGAGCCGCCGTCGCCCGAGGTCGAGGCCAAGGTCGGTAATTATCTGCGCCGCAAGCAGGCCGACAACGGCGGCTGGCCGCTGTTTCACGGTGGCCCGCTCGATGTGAGCGCCAGCGTCAAAGCCTATTTCGCGCTCAAAATGATCGGCGACTCGATCGACGCGCCGCATATGAAGCGGGCGCGCGAGGCGATCCTCGCGCACGGCGGCGCGGCGCAGTCGAACGTCTTCACCCGCGGCATGCTGGCGCAATATGGCATCGTCCCACGGCGCGCGGTGCCGGTGGTGCCGGTCGAACTCATGCTGCTGCCGGAGTGGTTCCCGTTCCATATCTGGAAGATTTCCTATTGGGCGCGTACCGTTCTCGTGCCGCTGAGCGTGTTGACGAGCCTGCGCGCCACGGCGCGCAATCCGCGCAATATCCGCCTCGACGAACTCTTCATCGAGCCGCCGGAAAAGGTGCGGCGCTGGGCGCGCGCCAAACACCAGCGCTTTCCCTGGACCGTGCTGTTCGATTGGATCGACAAGCTTCTGCGCTTTGCCGAACCTTACTTTCCTCAGGGACCCCGCAAGCGCGCCGTCGACAAGGCCGTCGCCTTCGTCACGGAACGTATCAACGGCACCGACGGGCTCGGCGCGATCTGGCCGGCCATCGTCAATTCGGTGCTTGTCTACGATCTGCTCGGCTATCCGAAGGACGATCCGAACGTCGTCTCCGCGCGCGCCGCCATCGAGAAGCTCGGCGTCTTCAAGGAAGACGAGATCTATTTCCAGCCGTGCCTCTCGCCGGTGTGGGACACGGCGCTGTCGCTGCACACGCTGATGGAGGCCGGCGGCGCCGAGGTCGCAAAGCCGATCGGCAAGGCCCTCGACTGGCTCAAGCCTCTGCAAGTACTTGATATAGCTGGAGACTGGGCGGCGATCCGGCCCAAGACGCGGCCGGGGGGCTGGGCTTTCCAATATGCCAACGCCTATTATCCCGATCTCGACGACACGGCGGCCGTGGTGCTGGCCATGGATCGTGCCCGCAGCAACAGCCTGGCGCCCGCCGGCGCCTATGACGAGTCGATTGCTCGCGGCCTCGAATGGATCGAAGGGATGCAAAGCAAGAACGGCGGCTTTGGCGCCTTCGACGCGGACAATACTTATTATTACTTGAACTATATTCCTTTCGCCGACCATGGCGCGCTGCTCGATCCGCCCACGGCCGACGTTTCGGCACGCTGCGTCTCGATGATGGCGCAGCTTGGCCAGACGCGCGAAAACAACCCGCAGTTCGCCCGGGCCGTCGATTACCTGCTAAAAGAGCAGGAAGCGGACGGCAGTTGGTTCGGCCGCTGGGGCGTCAATTATATCTACGGCACATGGTCGGTGCTCTCGGCGCTCAATGCCGCCGGGATCGACCATTCCGACCCGGCCTTCAAGAAAGCTGTCGCGTGGCTGAAGCGGATTCAGAACGGGGATGGCGGATGGGGCGAAGATTGTGCAAGCTACAAGTTAGAGTACACGGGCTATGAGAAAGCCCCGAGTACAGCGTCGCAAACGGCATGGGCGTTGCTTGGCCTGATGGCGGCTGGTGAAGTTGACGAACCCGCAGTGGCGCGAGGGATCCGCTATCTGCTGGCTGCACAAGAGGGGGGCGGGTCTTGGCAGGAAGAGAATTTTACCGGTACGGGTTTTCCAAGGGTGTTTTACCTGCGCTACCACGGTTACGCGAAATTCTTTCCGCTTTGGGCGGTAGCGCGCTTCCGCAACCTGAAGCGCGCGAACCACAACACCGTGCTGGCCGGCATCTAG
- the hpnH gene encoding adenosyl-hopene transferase HpnH, which produces MAIPVLQAVQIGGYVLRQKVQGKRRFPLVLMLEPLFRCNLACAGCGKIDYPDPILNQRLPLDECLHAMDECGAPVVVIAGGEPLLHKELPQIVEGGIARGKYITVCTNALLLEKQISKFKPHRRFNWSIHLDGDQEMHDKSVCQKGVYDRAVAALKLAKSKGFRVTINCTLFNDADPERVAKFLDDVKGFGIEGATVSPGYAYERAPDQQHFLNRAKTKQLFRDIFKRGQGGKKWPFFQSGLFLDYLAGNRTYECTPWGNPTRTVFGWQRPCYLLGEGYAKTFAELMEETNWDSYGVGKYEKCADCMVHCGFEASAVNESFSKPWEVLKVAIAGIRTDGAMAKDIPLDRQRPADYVFSRHVQNKLAEIKEAEAPNTSHLSAAE; this is translated from the coding sequence ATGGCTATTCCAGTCCTGCAGGCAGTGCAAATCGGCGGCTACGTTCTTCGCCAGAAGGTTCAAGGCAAGCGGCGGTTTCCGCTGGTCCTCATGTTGGAACCCTTGTTCCGCTGCAATCTCGCCTGCGCCGGCTGCGGCAAGATCGACTATCCCGATCCGATCCTCAATCAGCGACTGCCGCTCGATGAATGTCTGCATGCGATGGACGAATGCGGTGCGCCGGTCGTCGTGATCGCCGGCGGCGAGCCTTTGCTGCATAAGGAGCTGCCGCAGATCGTCGAAGGCGGCATCGCCCGCGGCAAATACATCACCGTCTGCACCAATGCCCTGCTGCTCGAAAAGCAGATCAGCAAGTTCAAGCCGCACCGGCGCTTCAACTGGTCGATCCATCTCGACGGCGACCAGGAGATGCACGACAAATCGGTCTGCCAGAAGGGCGTCTATGACCGTGCCGTCGCGGCCCTGAAGCTCGCCAAGTCGAAGGGCTTTCGCGTCACCATCAATTGCACCCTGTTCAACGACGCCGATCCGGAGCGTGTCGCCAAGTTTCTCGACGATGTGAAGGGCTTCGGCATCGAGGGCGCCACCGTGTCGCCGGGCTATGCCTATGAGCGCGCGCCCGATCAGCAGCACTTCCTCAACCGCGCCAAGACCAAGCAATTGTTCCGCGATATTTTCAAGCGCGGGCAGGGCGGCAAGAAGTGGCCCTTCTTCCAGTCCGGCCTCTTCCTCGATTATCTCGCCGGCAACCGCACCTATGAGTGCACCCCCTGGGGCAACCCGACGCGCACGGTCTTCGGCTGGCAGCGGCCCTGCTATCTGCTGGGCGAGGGCTACGCCAAGACTTTCGCCGAACTGATGGAAGAGACGAACTGGGATTCCTACGGTGTCGGCAAGTACGAGAAGTGCGCCGACTGCATGGTCCATTGCGGCTTCGAGGCGAGTGCCGTCAATGAATCCTTCTCCAAGCCGTGGGAAGTGCTGAAGGTCGCCATCGCGGGCATCCGCACTGACGGCGCGATGGCGAAGGATATCCCGCTAGACCGGCAAAGACCCGCCGATTACGTCTTCTCGCGGCACGTCCAGAACAAGCTCGCTGAAATCAAAGAAGCCGAAGCCCCCAACACTAGTCATCTGTCGGCTGCGGAATAG
- a CDS encoding phosphorylase, which translates to MKAEARIAAGAGVSVIASGGRKENLELALDDVFEAHVGAVLSFGIAGGLAPGLRPGTVLIARSIVAEDGEQFECDRAWSQRLAAALGGAPIVDMAGIDRPVTTPADKRALHLSTRAAVADMESHIAARFAAARNLPFAAFRVVADPAERHVPPAALAGISPTGGVAAGPVLRALARAPGQIPHLVKTAFDANAAFVSLFRSRQMTSVGGFGFFDFSELVLDVPREDVIGGSLPV; encoded by the coding sequence ATGAAGGCCGAGGCGCGGATTGCCGCCGGCGCTGGCGTCTCGGTGATCGCCAGCGGCGGCCGCAAGGAAAATCTCGAATTGGCGCTCGATGATGTCTTCGAAGCCCATGTCGGCGCTGTCCTGAGCTTCGGAATCGCCGGGGGCCTCGCGCCGGGGCTGCGGCCCGGCACCGTCCTCATCGCCCGCTCCATCGTCGCGGAAGACGGCGAACAATTCGAATGTGATCGCGCCTGGTCGCAGCGGCTTGCAGCGGCTCTCGGCGGCGCCCCGATCGTCGATATGGCCGGCATCGACCGCCCGGTCACGACTCCGGCGGACAAACGCGCTCTGCATCTTTCAACGCGCGCGGCGGTGGCAGACATGGAATCGCATATCGCGGCACGCTTCGCCGCCGCCCGCAACCTGCCCTTCGCGGCTTTTCGCGTGGTTGCCGATCCGGCCGAACGGCATGTGCCCCCGGCGGCGCTCGCCGGCATCAGCCCAACGGGCGGCGTCGCGGCCGGCCCTGTCCTGCGCGCGCTCGCGCGGGCGCCAGGCCAGATCCCGCATCTGGTGAAAACGGCGTTCGATGCGAACGCCGCGTTCGTCTCGCTATTCCGCAGCCGACAGATGACTAGTGTTGGGGGCTTCGGCTTCTTTGATTTCAGCGAGCTTGTTCTGGACGTGCCGCGAGAAGACGTAATCGGCGGGTCTTTGCCGGTCTAG